One window from the genome of [Clostridium] celerecrescens 18A encodes:
- a CDS encoding LacI family DNA-binding transcriptional regulator, translated as MVTMEEVAKAAHVSRATVSRVLSNHPSIKMETRSNVMYWVKKLGYEPNQVAQSLAGNRTNIIGVLFSDLSNPLYASLMTAIVHEAEKYGYNVILGDAQRERARETNIINGFKRRKVDGIIVRPIGTPNKKLYSGINIPMVSLFKQTEKKNIIISSEEGGIQVARHFLELGHKNIGYIGPLKSLAGNNKLEGFRSELDKSGLKLKAVLECNQHETVENQRAYEIISQYFKTHDPGKISAWFAHSDIAASDVIKSLAEHGLQVPKDAIVCGYNNTLLAKKMIPTLSSVASPIEEIAGKAVSMVLNGIDGNTEEELINLSPRLVIRESTSRGLFK; from the coding sequence ATGGTTACGATGGAAGAGGTTGCTAAGGCTGCACATGTGTCGCGTGCTACTGTATCAAGAGTTTTATCGAATCATCCATCAATCAAGATGGAAACTCGAAGCAATGTCATGTATTGGGTAAAGAAACTGGGATATGAGCCGAATCAGGTGGCACAGAGCCTGGCGGGAAACAGGACCAATATCATCGGCGTATTATTTTCTGATTTATCTAATCCTCTGTATGCTTCTTTAATGACAGCAATCGTACATGAAGCTGAGAAATACGGATATAATGTTATTTTAGGTGATGCCCAGAGGGAAAGGGCAAGGGAAACCAATATTATTAATGGATTTAAACGACGCAAAGTAGATGGAATAATCGTAAGGCCCATAGGAACGCCCAATAAAAAATTATACAGCGGAATTAATATACCTATGGTAAGCCTTTTTAAACAGACGGAAAAGAAAAATATCATAATCAGCTCAGAAGAGGGAGGCATTCAGGTAGCAAGGCATTTCCTGGAATTAGGACATAAAAATATCGGTTATATAGGACCTTTAAAATCCCTGGCCGGAAACAATAAGTTAGAGGGGTTTCGGTCTGAGCTTGATAAAAGCGGACTGAAATTAAAAGCTGTTCTTGAATGCAACCAGCATGAAACAGTAGAAAACCAGAGAGCCTATGAAATCATCAGTCAGTATTTTAAGACCCATGATCCAGGTAAAATCTCAGCATGGTTTGCCCATAGTGATATTGCGGCAAGTGATGTAATCAAATCTCTGGCTGAACATGGACTGCAGGTACCGAAAGATGCGATTGTCTGTGGCTATAATAATACCCTTTTAGCCAAAAAGATGATCCCCACACTATCTTCGGTGGCATCACCAATAGAAGAAATTGCAGGGAAAGCGGTCAGCATGGTTCTTAATGGCATAGACGGAAATACGGAGGAGGAACTGATTAATTTATCCCCCAGACTGGTAATACGTGAATCCACCTCCAGAGGTTTATTCAAATAG
- a CDS encoding PTS transporter subunit EIIC — protein MSKERQTAEQILLHIGGQENILNVEHCATRLRLVLKDETKFNKKEIEAIDGVKGSFLASGQHQIILGTGFVNKVFAEVIDITKMDNGKMIPKSEAAAVHMNVFQKASRLLGDVFLPIIPILVATGLFMGLRSLITNLGVELDPTFLALSQVLIDTAFAFLPALVTYSVMKRSGASPALGIVIGLMLVAPQLPNANQVASGKIDPIYLSLLGLNIPILGYQGSVLPALMLGVISAKIEKWLRKVVPDVLDLIITPFVTLFSSMVIGLVVIGPIMHIVEKGLVEAISFLMNIPLGIGGFVVGALQQAVVITGLHHTFKALEVELLANTGSNPFNALVCGAIVAQGAAGIAAALKTRNKKQKSLYLTSVLPAFLGITEPLIFGGNLPRLTPFICGCIGGGFAGMFSSFVGLAGTGMSITALPGILLYLNGQLGKYLIACAIGFVVAFVLTYIFYKTEE, from the coding sequence ATGAGTAAAGAGAGACAGACAGCAGAACAGATCCTGCTTCATATCGGTGGTCAGGAAAATATTTTAAACGTAGAACATTGTGCCACAAGATTAAGACTTGTTTTGAAAGATGAAACAAAATTCAATAAGAAAGAAATTGAAGCAATTGACGGTGTAAAAGGAAGTTTTCTGGCATCAGGGCAGCATCAGATTATTTTGGGAACGGGGTTTGTTAATAAGGTATTTGCAGAGGTAATAGATATTACAAAGATGGACAATGGTAAAATGATACCAAAGTCTGAGGCTGCAGCGGTTCACATGAACGTATTCCAGAAGGCTTCCAGGCTGCTTGGAGATGTATTTCTGCCCATTATACCTATTTTAGTAGCGACAGGCCTTTTTATGGGCCTTCGCAGCCTCATTACCAATCTGGGGGTAGAATTGGACCCTACTTTCCTGGCTTTATCCCAGGTGCTGATTGATACTGCATTTGCTTTCCTTCCGGCACTGGTTACTTATTCTGTTATGAAAAGATCTGGAGCTTCGCCTGCACTTGGGATTGTAATAGGTCTCATGCTGGTGGCACCTCAGCTTCCCAATGCCAATCAGGTGGCCAGCGGGAAAATTGATCCGATTTATTTAAGCTTACTTGGTCTGAACATACCAATTTTAGGTTATCAGGGATCCGTGCTTCCCGCATTAATGCTGGGTGTAATTTCAGCTAAGATCGAAAAGTGGCTTAGAAAGGTTGTGCCGGATGTTCTGGATCTGATCATCACACCATTTGTTACGTTGTTTTCCAGTATGGTGATAGGTCTGGTTGTAATAGGACCTATTATGCATATTGTTGAAAAAGGACTGGTAGAGGCAATTTCTTTTTTGATGAACATACCCCTGGGTATCGGCGGATTTGTCGTTGGAGCGCTGCAGCAGGCGGTGGTGATCACTGGGCTTCATCATACGTTTAAGGCTCTTGAGGTTGAACTTCTGGCAAACACGGGCTCCAATCCGTTCAATGCTCTGGTGTGCGGCGCTATTGTGGCACAGGGAGCAGCAGGGATTGCGGCTGCTTTAAAAACAAGGAATAAGAAACAAAAATCACTGTATCTCACTTCGGTTCTGCCTGCGTTTTTAGGAATCACCGAGCCGTTGATATTCGGCGGAAATTTACCCAGGCTTACCCCGTTTATATGCGGATGCATTGGAGGAGGTTTTGCCGGTATGTTCTCTTCTTTCGTGGGGCTTGCCGGAACTGGCATGTCTATTACAGCATTACCAGGTATTCTGCTTTATTTAAATGGACAGCTTGGAAAATATTTAATTGCATGTGCCATAGGATTTGTAGTGGCCTTTGTTTTGACCTATATATTCTATAAGACAGAAGAATAA
- the cbiQ gene encoding cobalt ECF transporter T component CbiQ — protein MRTIDTIDYYAYASHMRGWNPQFKAVTAVASLLFCIGANDRKVSVMVLFIMSAITILAGGVPWKNYLALLKIPLAFLLLGTAAIVIDISSVPHGRALVSVSGVSLYLTEGGPELAIGLILKALAALSTMYMLMLSTPASEIICVFRRLHVPKIILELMNMIYRFIFVMMDTQCFMKQAAESRLGYCDFKTSCRSFGSTAGNLFVVSLKKANTYYDALTARCYDGELLFLEEEKGVKGWQLWAAAGYFMVLLWVRLLA, from the coding sequence GTGAGAACAATTGATACCATCGATTATTATGCCTATGCTTCCCATATGAGAGGCTGGAATCCTCAGTTTAAGGCGGTGACAGCAGTAGCTTCCCTGCTCTTTTGCATCGGGGCGAATGACAGGAAGGTGTCGGTGATGGTGCTTTTCATTATGTCTGCTATTACCATATTGGCAGGCGGCGTTCCCTGGAAAAATTATCTGGCCCTTCTTAAGATCCCTCTTGCATTTCTCCTTTTGGGCACAGCAGCCATTGTCATCGACATATCATCGGTACCCCATGGACGGGCGCTTGTTTCTGTTTCTGGAGTTTCCCTGTATCTGACAGAAGGCGGGCCGGAGCTTGCTATAGGTCTGATCTTAAAGGCGCTTGCCGCTTTAAGTACCATGTATATGCTAATGCTTTCCACTCCGGCAAGCGAGATCATCTGTGTGTTCCGAAGGCTTCATGTCCCCAAAATAATTCTGGAACTGATGAACATGATTTACCGGTTTATCTTCGTAATGATGGATACCCAGTGCTTCATGAAGCAGGCGGCCGAGTCAAGGCTGGGGTACTGCGATTTCAAGACTTCCTGCCGCTCCTTTGGAAGCACGGCCGGAAATCTGTTCGTGGTTTCCTTAAAAAAGGCCAATACCTATTATGATGCACTGACTGCCCGCTGCTATGACGGAGAGCTTTTGTTTCTGGAAGAGGAAAAAGGGGTAAAAGGGTGGCAGCTTTGGGCGGCAGCGGGTTATTTTATGGTCCTGTTATGGGTGCGTCTGCTGGCTTAA
- a CDS encoding energy-coupling factor ABC transporter ATP-binding protein, with product MEQILLQAENLCYSYGQGKQVLKDINITVRKGEKIVILGSNGAGKSTCFLNLNGVYRPDSGRILYRGEVIGKKDLNELRKNVGIVFQDADNQIIASTVFAEVSFGPMNLKLPREEVKKRVEEALEYMNLGSMRDRPPHYLSGGEKKRVSIADIIAMESEVVIFDEPTASLDPVNVEMLEGVLDKMNEMGKTLLISTHDVDFAYRFADRAVIFAGGRIIADGPVREVFEDDEVLNQANLKRPVLLEVYNSLVRHRILEEGGDSPRDAGELEMLLQTQRN from the coding sequence ATGGAGCAAATACTTTTGCAGGCAGAAAACCTGTGCTATTCCTATGGACAGGGCAAGCAGGTTTTAAAGGATATCAATATAACCGTGAGAAAGGGAGAGAAAATCGTGATTCTTGGTTCTAACGGTGCAGGTAAATCCACCTGCTTTCTCAATTTAAACGGCGTATACCGTCCGGATTCCGGAAGGATTCTTTACCGCGGGGAGGTGATAGGAAAAAAGGATTTAAATGAGCTGAGAAAAAATGTAGGGATCGTCTTTCAGGATGCGGACAATCAGATCATCGCTTCTACAGTGTTTGCAGAGGTATCCTTTGGCCCGATGAATTTAAAGCTTCCGAGAGAGGAAGTGAAGAAACGGGTGGAGGAGGCCCTGGAATACATGAATTTAGGGTCGATGAGGGACCGGCCGCCCCACTATTTAAGCGGGGGGGAGAAAAAGCGTGTCAGCATAGCCGATATCATAGCCATGGAATCCGAGGTGGTCATATTTGACGAGCCTACTGCCTCTCTGGATCCGGTCAATGTGGAAATGTTAGAAGGTGTTCTGGATAAGATGAATGAGATGGGGAAAACTCTTTTGATTTCAACCCATGATGTGGATTTTGCCTACCGTTTTGCAGACCGGGCGGTGATATTTGCCGGGGGGCGCATCATAGCAGACGGTCCGGTGAGGGAAGTGTTTGAGGATGATGAAGTATTAAATCAGGCCAATTTAAAAAGGCCGGTTCTTTTAGAGGTTTATAACAGCCTGGTGAGGCACCGCATTTTAGAAGAAGGCGGGGACTCTCCCAGAGATGCCGGAGAACTGGAAATGCTCTTACAAACACAAAGAAATTGA
- a CDS encoding energy-coupling factor ABC transporter permease has translation MSKKEKRVMKLVIAFALAFGIVPSAYGMHIMEGYLPVGYCIAWGAICVPFLAAGFFSIRKRLQENRKTITILAMSGAFIFVISSLKIPSVTGSCSHMTGTGLGALLFGPSAVSILGMIVLIFQAILLAHGGLTTLGANTFSMAIAGPFVSFGIYKLLKMLKVNKLVSIFLAAMIGDLFTYCATAIQLALAYPSEAGGVFASTVKFLGVFAPTQLPLAIIEGILTTVIIITLETYALPELKAIGFSKEVQ, from the coding sequence ATGAGTAAGAAAGAAAAAAGAGTCATGAAACTTGTCATTGCATTTGCCCTGGCCTTTGGAATTGTTCCAAGCGCCTATGGAATGCACATTATGGAGGGGTATCTTCCAGTGGGATACTGTATCGCCTGGGGGGCCATTTGCGTACCGTTTCTGGCAGCGGGATTCTTCTCCATCAGGAAGAGGCTTCAGGAGAACAGGAAAACCATCACCATACTGGCTATGTCGGGAGCTTTTATTTTTGTCATATCATCCTTAAAGATCCCGTCCGTAACCGGAAGCTGTTCCCATATGACAGGAACCGGCCTTGGAGCACTTTTATTCGGGCCGTCCGCAGTCAGTATTCTGGGAATGATCGTGCTGATATTCCAGGCCATATTACTGGCCCACGGCGGACTTACGACGCTGGGAGCCAATACCTTTTCCATGGCAATTGCAGGACCGTTCGTCTCTTTTGGAATTTATAAATTATTAAAAATGCTGAAGGTAAATAAACTGGTCAGTATTTTCCTGGCAGCAATGATCGGTGACCTGTTTACATATTGTGCAACTGCCATTCAGCTTGCACTTGCTTATCCATCGGAAGCAGGCGGCGTATTTGCTTCTACCGTTAAGTTTTTAGGGGTATTTGCACCAACCCAGCTTCCCCTAGCAATTATTGAGGGAATCCTCACCACAGTGATCATCATCACACTTGAAACGTATGCACTTCCGGAACTGAAGGCAATTGGATTTTCAAAGGAGGTTCAGTAA
- a CDS encoding energy-coupling factor ABC transporter substrate-binding protein — protein MTSKNKTIVATLLILAFLIAAVPLFALKGAEFGGSDDAGSQMISEIQGTEYEPWFTPVMETFIDGELPGEVESLLFCIQTGIGVGVLAFFMGRFVERKKWQEKGK, from the coding sequence ATGACCAGTAAAAACAAAACGATCGTAGCAACTCTCCTGATTTTAGCTTTCCTGATTGCAGCGGTTCCCCTCTTTGCCTTAAAGGGAGCCGAATTCGGCGGTTCTGATGATGCAGGAAGCCAGATGATATCGGAGATCCAGGGAACGGAATATGAGCCATGGTTTACACCGGTCATGGAAACCTTCATCGATGGAGAGCTTCCCGGAGAAGTGGAAAGCCTGCTCTTTTGTATCCAGACCGGTATCGGTGTTGGCGTTCTGGCCTTTTTTATGGGACGGTTCGTGGAACGGAAGAAATGGCAGGAAAAAGGGAAATAA
- a CDS encoding ROK family protein — protein MEYCLGIDIGGTFIKYALADETYHIVDRWKAKTQKFDSIHEFYDYICSNIRDLNSIKNIGVSAPGLIDENSNVKSYAAANVCIMKDSNVNCEIGKRTNKKVATINDAKSAGLCEFKIGNAKGSRSSAFLIIGTGTGGCLCDEKGVIYGKDGYAGEFHHLPFMNFKTGALDCQGDYCSMTALIKIYNSKLTSEDKVIYGNEVCDKYLHGDITAKEAVDEWINNISIQLLTIAVFYNPEIICIGGGVSEEAWFIKAVREKFQSTCKSYFKGEEFITTRIDKCSYNNDSNILGAIIHVNEMHI, from the coding sequence ATGGAATATTGTTTAGGGATTGATATAGGCGGAACATTTATTAAATATGCATTAGCAGATGAAACGTACCATATTGTTGACCGTTGGAAAGCTAAAACCCAGAAGTTTGACAGCATACATGAATTTTATGATTACATATGTTCAAATATAAGAGACCTTAACTCAATAAAAAATATAGGAGTAAGCGCTCCAGGGCTCATTGATGAAAATTCCAATGTAAAATCTTATGCTGCTGCAAATGTATGTATCATGAAGGATAGCAATGTTAATTGTGAAATAGGAAAAAGGACAAATAAGAAGGTGGCAACAATCAATGATGCCAAATCCGCCGGCCTTTGTGAATTTAAAATAGGAAATGCAAAAGGGAGCCGCTCTTCTGCATTTTTAATCATCGGAACAGGCACCGGCGGGTGTTTATGTGATGAGAAAGGTGTTATATATGGTAAGGATGGCTATGCGGGAGAATTTCACCACTTGCCATTCATGAATTTTAAAACTGGGGCTCTTGACTGTCAAGGGGATTATTGCTCTATGACAGCTTTGATTAAAATATATAACAGTAAGTTAACTTCAGAAGATAAGGTTATCTATGGAAACGAAGTATGTGATAAATATTTACATGGAGATATAACTGCTAAAGAAGCAGTTGATGAATGGATTAATAATATATCCATTCAATTGCTGACAATTGCTGTATTTTATAATCCGGAAATCATATGTATCGGCGGAGGAGTTTCAGAAGAAGCCTGGTTTATCAAAGCTGTCAGAGAAAAGTTTCAGAGCACTTGTAAGAGCTATTTTAAGGGCGAGGAATTTATAACAACTAGAATTGATAAATGCAGTTATAATAATGATTCTAATATATTAGGCGCGATTATTCATGTAAATGAAATGCATATATAG